The genomic window AAACGCGCCGAAGCAGAAATCTATCGGCTCGCTTTCTACGACTCGCTCACCCATCTGCCTAATCGGACGTTGCTGATGGAACGCTTGACCCAAACACTGACATCCAGCCAGCGCGAACATCATTTGAGCGGACTGTTGCTTTTCAACCTCGACCGATTCAAGAATCTGAACGATGCTAGCGGGCCAGTCTTAGGCGATGAAATACTCGAAGCAACGGGTGATCGCCTCTCCCGCATCTTGCGTAAGGGAGATATGGTGGCCCGCCTTTCTGGCGACGAGTTTGCCATTCTGCTGGCTAACTTATCGCCGCAAGCGAGCGATGCGGCTCATCAGGCGCTGCTCATATCGGAGAAGATACAGGCAAAGTTACGTGAGCCTTTCCAGTTGAACGAGCAAGCTTTCGTACTCACCGCCTGCCTTGGTGTCGCACTGTTCCCGGCAAATGCTGGGGATACTGCACCGGACATCTTACGCCGCTGCGATACCGCCCTGCATTCCGCCAAGACCAAAGGGACGGCTCAAATCACATTCTTCGACGAAAGTCTGGAAGCGATCGCTCGGCAGCGCTTCGATATCGAGCAGGAGTTGCGTCGCGCCATCAAGGCAGACGAACTACGTATCTACCTGCAACCACAGGTGCATGCCAATGGCCTCACGGTCGGAGCCGAAGCGCTGATACGCTGGCAACATCCTTCGCGCGGACTGCTGCCGCCGGGAACCTTCATCCCCATCGCGGAAGAGTCAGATCTGATCGTAGAGATCGGCGAATGGGTGCTCACTAAAATCTGCCAGATGCTGGCTCGCTCGGAAATCGCCTGTTGCCCGATACGCATCTCGGTCAACATCAGCCCGCGCCATTTCCGCCAGCCCAACTTTGTTGAATGGATCAAACAGGTGTTATGCAACATAGGCGTAGATCCCGCGCGCCTCACACTGGAAATCACCGAAGGTATGGTGATCGACAATCTAAGCGAGGTCGTCACCAAAATGACCGAGCTGACCGCACTCGGCATCCATTTTTCAATGGACGACTTTGGTACGGGCTATTCGTCTTTAGCGTATCTGAAGCGCCTGCCGCTGCACGAGTTGAAGATAGACAAGACTTTTGTGCAAGATGCACCGTCCGACCCGAACGATGCCGCTCTGGTGGAAACCATACTGGCTGTGGCCAGCCATCTGCACCTTAAGGTAGTCGCCGAAGGGGGCGAGACACACGAACAAGCAGACTTTCTGAATGCACGAGGCGACGTGATCCATCAAGGTTATCTATACGGCCTGCCTGTTCCCATGCAGACTTGGCTGGATGACTGGAAGCTGCGCGGACTCAATCTAGTTAGCTGAAGTTGCGTCGAGTCAGCGTCTCTCTCAACCACTGACTCCGACTATCACTCATAGCTAGTCAGCTGTGGTGCGCGCCGGTTGCGACGACTGGTACAGGATTGAGAATCCGATTGCCCAACATCCGACGGCCAAATAGCCAAATGCGATGGTGAACTTGGAGATGAGCATCAACTGTAATTTGCTTTCGACCAGTTGATAGGTAAATGGGAACAAAAACAAACCGATGGCTAACAGATTACCTAGCAAGACCAGCTTATGACCAAACTTGTAACTGCTGACTTGAGGATTGCCTTCAGGCGGCAAAGAGCCACGCACTTTATTTACGAAAAAGATCGCTGCAAACAAGAGGATCGCCCCCACAAGACGACCAGGAACGCCCTCCTCCGTCGTCGCCAAACCGCACAACTCCAATACCACGCGCCCAATCGCAGCTAGCCATCCCATAATCAAAGTTTCAGGGATCAGGAACCACGCCACAAACACATTTATATTGGAAAAACGCATACCACCCCTTAATTTGTTCAATTTAATCGCATCAACCGATGCGATCTTTTGTTCGCTTCGCCTAAGGAACGCATCCATACGCACGCAAACAACCGCGAAAATAGCACTCAGGCGTCTGAGCGATGATACCAGTGGAACGCCGTGCCACGCTCATGCGCGTGCGCCCACATAGAGCTCAAAGGCAGCGCGCCTCCTCAAGACTGATGCAAAGGAACGCGGTCTGCCGTGGCTCGGGGGTATCCGCTAATTATCTATTTTCCATATTCTGCGTGGCTTTAGCCATATGGCAAGACGTTTTCCGCTAAAATGCGCCCCGCCGTCCTCGTAGTTAAATGGATATAACCGGCCCCTCCTAAGGGTCAATTAGTGGTTCGATTCCACTCGAGGACGCCAGCAATAGAAAAGTAAGTGAATTAGACCGGAACTCGTTTTGTCATGCAGCTCGTCAAAACGACGCGAGAGTTGGATATTATCAGAGCTGCCTTGCGCGCATCGGCGACCGTAGCGTAACACATTGGATTTTCCGTTCCATCGACCTTTCATATAGAGACCACCACATTGAACACCATCAGTTTCGCTGATCTGAAACTCGCGCCAGAGCTCCTTCGGGCATTGACCGAATCTGGCTACACCACGCCGACCCCCATTCAGGCGCAAGCCATTCCTCTGGTGCTGGAGAATAACGATCTGATGGCG from Ferriphaselus amnicola includes these protein-coding regions:
- a CDS encoding sensor domain-containing protein, which codes for MQFKQAAEREQNLQQEKLRALHLLDTIANSSTDAIFAKDIHGRYVLFNKAAELVVGKPALEVLDKTDSAIFPPENAALVMADDRRIMIENKAYTYEHTLSTAHGTRVFLTTQGPLQDADGKTCGVFGIARDITERKQIENALRESEAAYRSLFDNMLNSIVHARIIFVGERPIDIEYLSTNPAFVAVTGITEPVVGRRISEVIPGYCEQNPESLETFGRVASTGIPERWEHYLAELDRWFSFMIYSPARGEVVIVTENITERKKAEDQLVKLSLAVEQSPESIIITDLDANIEYVNQAFTNNTGYRLEDVIGKNPRLLHSGRTPPDTFIALWRALTAGHTWEGELFNQRRNGNEYIDHAIISPIRQADGRITHYVSVQQDITEKKRAEAEIYRLAFYDSLTHLPNRTLLMERLTQTLTSSQREHHLSGLLLFNLDRFKNLNDASGPVLGDEILEATGDRLSRILRKGDMVARLSGDEFAILLANLSPQASDAAHQALLISEKIQAKLREPFQLNEQAFVLTACLGVALFPANAGDTAPDILRRCDTALHSAKTKGTAQITFFDESLEAIARQRFDIEQELRRAIKADELRIYLQPQVHANGLTVGAEALIRWQHPSRGLLPPGTFIPIAEESDLIVEIGEWVLTKICQMLARSEIACCPIRISVNISPRHFRQPNFVEWIKQVLCNIGVDPARLTLEITEGMVIDNLSEVVTKMTELTALGIHFSMDDFGTGYSSLAYLKRLPLHELKIDKTFVQDAPSDPNDAALVETILAVASHLHLKVVAEGGETHEQADFLNARGDVIHQGYLYGLPVPMQTWLDDWKLRGLNLVS